From the genome of Impatiens glandulifera chromosome 9, dImpGla2.1, whole genome shotgun sequence, one region includes:
- the LOC124915842 gene encoding agamous-like MADS-box protein AGL62: MTKMKNESNLKVTFCKRKSGLFKKFSELITLCGAEVLLLVFSPTNRVFSYGHPSVDEIVGPLFGSSSPTGLSCQTQQMIESYLSSNIRELNANVMQVEKLMEVEEQHGKKINHDKKVGQDQRWWERSNKEMSYQQLEHLKMSLLNLNAIVTQKMLKYSNP; the protein is encoded by the coding sequence ATGACCAAAATGAAGAACGAGAGTAATCTTAAGGTGACATTTTGCAAAAGAAAAAGTGGGCTTTTCAAGAAATTCAGCGAGCTTATCACACTATGTGGGGCTGAAGTTTTACTTCTAGTATTTTCACCAACAAACAGAGTGTTCTCCTACGGTCATCCCAGTGTAGATGAAATAGTTGGGCCATTATTTGGTTCATCCTCTCCGACGGGTCTTTCCTGTCAAACTCAACAAATGATTGAATCTTATCTGTCATCAAACATTAGGGAACTAAATGCTAATGTGATGCAGGTTGAGAAGTTGATGGAGGTTGAGGAGCAGCATGGGAAGAAGATAAATCATGACAAGAAAGTTGGGCAGGATCAAAGATGGTGGGAGAGATCGAATAAAGAGATGAGTTATCAACAACTTGAACATCTCAAGATGTCTCTATTGAATTTAAATGCCATTGTGACCCAAAAGATGTTGAAGTATTCTAACCCGTAA